In Rhizobium sp. ZPR4, a genomic segment contains:
- the ureG gene encoding urease accessory protein UreG: protein MKSRHGPLRVGIGGPVGSGKTALTEKLCKAMRDDYSVAVVTNDIYTTEDAEALVRMQALPSDRIVGVETGGCPHTAIREDATINLQAIAGLSERLPDLDVVFIESGGDNLAATFSPDLADITIYVISVCQGEEIPRKGGPGITKSDLLVINKKDLAPFVEVDLDVMDRDANRMRQARPFVFSDMKRGEGVNKIVDFLKEQGGL from the coding sequence ATGAAATCGAGACATGGACCCTTGCGCGTCGGCATCGGCGGCCCGGTCGGTTCCGGCAAGACGGCGTTGACGGAGAAGCTGTGCAAGGCGATGCGCGACGACTATTCCGTCGCCGTCGTCACCAACGACATTTACACGACCGAAGATGCGGAAGCGCTGGTGCGCATGCAGGCGTTGCCTTCGGATCGCATCGTCGGCGTCGAGACCGGCGGATGCCCGCACACGGCCATCCGCGAAGATGCGACGATCAATCTGCAGGCTATCGCCGGTCTGAGCGAGCGGCTTCCTGATCTCGACGTCGTCTTCATCGAATCCGGCGGTGACAATCTGGCCGCAACCTTTTCGCCCGATCTTGCCGATATCACCATCTACGTGATTTCGGTGTGCCAGGGAGAGGAAATTCCGCGCAAGGGCGGCCCCGGCATCACCAAATCCGACCTTCTTGTCATCAACAAGAAGGATCTGGCGCCCTTCGTCGAGGTCGATCTCGATGTGATGGACCGCGATGCCAACCGCATGCGCCAGGCGCGTCCCTTCGTCTTTTCCGACATGAAGCGGGGCGAGGGCGTCAATAAGATCGTCGATTTCCTAAAGGAACAGGGCGGCCTTTGA
- the ureE gene encoding urease accessory protein UreE: MLRVTSYLPAGTPSSNPIDRVVLPHDLRHLRRKLLHLENGEMVMLDLKEPVLFASGDLLVREDGELIEIVAADEKLFEIRPRDRRHLIELAWHLGNRHLSAQIEEERILILRDHVIRAMLEGLGAVVTEVSEPFQPARGAYHSHGSHSHGHGHDHHNHSHD, encoded by the coding sequence ATGCTACGCGTCACCTCCTATCTGCCGGCCGGCACCCCTTCCTCCAATCCGATCGATCGTGTCGTGCTGCCGCATGATCTCAGGCATCTGCGCCGCAAGCTGCTGCATCTCGAAAACGGAGAGATGGTCATGCTCGATCTCAAGGAGCCGGTGCTGTTTGCGAGCGGCGATCTGCTGGTGCGCGAGGATGGCGAGCTGATCGAGATCGTTGCCGCCGACGAGAAGCTTTTCGAGATCCGCCCGCGCGATCGCAGGCATCTGATCGAGCTTGCCTGGCATCTGGGCAACCGGCATCTTTCGGCTCAGATCGAGGAGGAACGTATCCTGATCCTGCGCGATCATGTGATCCGCGCCATGCTCGAGGGACTGGGGGCTGTCGTGACCGAGGTCAGCGAGCCCTTCCAGCCCGCTCGCGGCGCCTATCACTCCCATGGCAGCCATTCGCATGGCCACGGGCACGATCACCACAACCATTCCCACGATTGA
- a CDS encoding efflux RND transporter permease subunit: MNFSAWSIRNPVAPLLGFFLLMVVGAHAFFNLPITRFPNIDVPIVNVTVTQSGASPAELEMQVTKEIEDAVASINGIDEIQSTITDGQSQTVVVFRLEVPTEQAVQDTKDAIDRIRGNLPSTIDEPIVSKVDVVGQAIQSFAVSSPNMTLEELSWYVDDTVKRALQGKPGIGRVDRYGGADREVRIELDPNKLNAYGITALSVSQQLRSTNIDLGSGRGQVAGSEQAIRVLGDARNVAQLADTTIALTNGRFVKLSDLGAIKDTYQEPKSFSRFNSAPVVTFGVFRAKGASEVSVAKTVADTLDKVRAENPNVSIEMIDDSVYYTYGNYESAMHTLIEGAILAVIVVFLFLRNWRATLISAVALPLSAIPTFWIMNQIGFSLNLVSFLALTLATGILVDDAIVEIENIARHIKMGKTPYRAAIDAADEIGLAVIATTFTIIAVFVPVSFMPGIPGQYFIQFGLTVAFSVFFSLLVARLITPMMAAYLMRAEDGVDDHHDNDGRFMRGYSWLVRLTTKRWYTRYPTLLAAFAFSVASVFALIMFVPGSFIPPEDASRIVLSAELPPNARLDDTEQATNEIYRRVKGIDGVESVFVLGGASPKGDLELRRATVTLTLGKLDQSLAKKLVNDVLGSLPIIGPHLPKVTVHGRVRPQWDIEKEVFAKLRSIPDVRITKLNDRGDRDLTYNFLSRSEKDLNQAVGILEAKLRTDPALANVSADGALPRPELQIYPRKDEAARLGITPQMISDTIRVATIGDIDASLAKISLDDRQIPIRVQASLGMRRDLAAIRALRIKTSTGTTVPLSSVADIDYSEGLSSIKRNNRFRVVAIGADLPQGVALDTASDHFLEIVSNAKIPATVHLAESGDTKVQKEMEQSFGNAMLLGLMLVLTVLILLFKDVIQPFTILLSLPLAIGGVALALIMTGNALSMPVMIGILMLMGIVTKNAILLVDFAIEMMHQGMPRLEAVVEAGRKRARPIIMTSIAMSAGMLPSALGVGEGGSFRAPMAIAVIGGIIVSTVLSLVVVPSFFLIMDDLSRLLGYLFGRLVGRKDADDEVVTKEGLAVAVNENRQSLTSLEERLEAIENKDGRSRSVGTNVLKLPPFAAE; this comes from the coding sequence ATGAACTTCTCCGCCTGGTCCATCCGAAATCCGGTCGCCCCGCTCCTCGGCTTCTTTCTGCTGATGGTGGTGGGCGCGCACGCCTTCTTCAATCTGCCCATCACCCGCTTCCCGAACATCGACGTGCCCATCGTCAACGTCACCGTGACGCAGAGCGGCGCCTCGCCGGCCGAGCTCGAAATGCAGGTGACGAAGGAGATCGAAGACGCCGTTGCCAGCATCAACGGCATCGACGAGATACAATCGACCATCACCGACGGCCAATCGCAGACCGTCGTCGTCTTCCGCCTGGAGGTGCCGACCGAGCAGGCCGTTCAGGATACCAAGGATGCCATCGACCGCATCCGCGGCAACCTGCCGTCGACCATCGATGAGCCCATCGTCTCCAAGGTCGATGTCGTCGGCCAGGCGATCCAGAGTTTCGCCGTGTCCTCGCCGAACATGACGCTCGAAGAGCTGTCCTGGTACGTGGACGATACGGTCAAGCGCGCGCTGCAGGGCAAGCCGGGTATCGGCCGCGTCGACCGCTATGGCGGCGCCGATCGCGAAGTGCGCATCGAGCTCGATCCCAACAAGCTGAACGCCTATGGCATCACCGCGCTTTCGGTGAGCCAGCAGCTTCGCAGCACCAACATCGACCTCGGCTCCGGCCGCGGCCAGGTTGCCGGCAGCGAGCAGGCGATCCGCGTGCTCGGCGACGCCCGTAATGTCGCCCAGCTCGCCGATACGACGATTGCGCTGACCAACGGCCGCTTCGTCAAGCTCTCAGACCTCGGTGCCATCAAGGACACCTATCAGGAACCGAAGTCGTTCTCGCGGTTCAACAGCGCGCCCGTCGTCACCTTCGGCGTATTCCGCGCCAAGGGCGCCAGCGAGGTGAGCGTCGCCAAGACGGTGGCAGACACGCTCGACAAGGTTCGCGCCGAGAATCCGAACGTCTCGATCGAGATGATCGACGACTCCGTCTACTACACCTATGGCAACTACGAATCCGCGATGCACACGCTGATCGAAGGCGCCATACTGGCCGTCATCGTCGTCTTCCTGTTCCTGCGGAACTGGCGGGCGACGCTGATATCGGCGGTTGCTCTGCCGCTCTCCGCGATCCCGACATTCTGGATCATGAACCAGATCGGCTTCTCGCTGAATCTTGTCAGCTTCCTGGCATTGACGCTGGCAACAGGCATTCTCGTCGACGACGCCATTGTCGAAATCGAGAACATCGCCCGCCACATCAAGATGGGCAAAACGCCCTATCGCGCCGCCATCGACGCTGCCGATGAGATCGGCCTTGCCGTTATCGCAACGACCTTCACCATCATCGCAGTCTTCGTGCCCGTCTCCTTCATGCCGGGCATCCCGGGCCAATACTTTATCCAGTTCGGCCTGACGGTCGCCTTCTCGGTGTTCTTCTCGCTGCTGGTGGCGCGTCTGATCACACCCATGATGGCCGCCTATCTGATGCGCGCCGAAGATGGTGTCGACGACCATCACGACAATGACGGCCGCTTCATGCGCGGCTATAGCTGGCTGGTGCGGCTGACGACGAAGCGCTGGTACACGCGCTACCCGACGCTGCTTGCCGCCTTCGCCTTCTCGGTCGCTTCGGTCTTCGCTCTCATCATGTTCGTTCCCGGCAGTTTCATCCCGCCGGAAGACGCCTCGCGTATCGTGCTGTCGGCGGAACTGCCGCCGAACGCCCGGCTTGACGACACGGAACAGGCAACCAACGAGATCTATCGCCGTGTGAAAGGCATAGACGGGGTCGAAAGCGTCTTCGTGCTCGGCGGCGCTTCGCCGAAGGGCGATCTGGAGCTGCGCCGCGCAACAGTGACGCTGACGCTCGGCAAACTCGACCAGTCGCTGGCGAAGAAGTTGGTGAACGATGTGCTGGGTTCGCTGCCCATCATTGGCCCCCACCTGCCGAAGGTCACGGTCCATGGCCGCGTGCGCCCGCAATGGGATATCGAAAAGGAAGTCTTTGCCAAGCTTCGTTCGATCCCCGACGTCCGCATAACCAAGCTGAACGACCGTGGCGACCGCGACTTGACCTATAACTTCCTCTCGCGCAGCGAGAAGGATCTGAACCAGGCGGTCGGCATTCTGGAAGCCAAGCTGCGCACCGATCCGGCGCTCGCCAATGTCAGCGCCGACGGTGCCCTGCCCCGTCCTGAGCTGCAGATCTATCCGCGCAAGGACGAGGCGGCGCGCCTCGGCATCACGCCGCAGATGATTTCCGACACAATCCGCGTGGCGACCATCGGCGATATCGACGCCTCGCTCGCGAAGATCTCGCTCGACGATCGCCAAATTCCGATCCGCGTTCAGGCTTCGCTCGGCATGCGCCGCGATCTGGCGGCGATCCGTGCCCTGCGCATCAAGACGTCAACGGGCACCACCGTGCCGTTGTCGAGCGTTGCCGATATCGACTATTCGGAAGGCCTGTCCTCGATCAAGCGCAACAACCGCTTCCGCGTCGTCGCCATCGGCGCTGACCTGCCGCAGGGCGTGGCGCTGGATACGGCGTCCGACCACTTCCTCGAGATCGTCAGCAACGCCAAGATCCCGGCAACCGTGCATCTGGCCGAAAGCGGCGATACCAAGGTCCAGAAGGAGATGGAGCAGAGCTTCGGCAACGCCATGCTGCTCGGCCTGATGCTCGTCCTGACCGTGCTGATCCTGCTGTTCAAGGACGTGATCCAGCCCTTCACCATTCTGCTGTCGCTGCCCTTGGCGATCGGCGGCGTGGCATTGGCCTTGATCATGACCGGCAATGCGCTTTCCATGCCCGTCATGATCGGCATTCTCATGCTGATGGGCATCGTGACGAAGAACGCCATCCTTCTCGTCGATTTCGCCATCGAAATGATGCATCAGGGCATGCCGCGGCTGGAGGCAGTCGTCGAAGCCGGCCGCAAGCGTGCCCGCCCGATCATCATGACCTCGATCGCCATGTCGGCCGGCATGCTGCCATCGGCTCTCGGTGTCGGCGAAGGCGGTTCGTTCCGCGCACCGATGGCGATTGCGGTGATCGGCGGCATCATCGTTTCCACCGTGCTCAGCCTGGTGGTCGTGCCGTCCTTCTTCCTGATCATGGACGATCTGTCCCGCCTGCTCGGCTACCTCTTCGGCAGGCTTGTCGGCAGGAAGGATGCGGATGACGAAGTGGTGACCAAGGAAGGCCTGGCCGTCGCCGTCAACGAAAACCGGCAATCGCTCACCAGCCTGGAAGAGCGGCTCGAGGCCATCGAGAACAAGGATGGCAGAAGCAGGTCCGTGGGCACGAACGTCCTAAAGCTGCCGCCCTTCGCGGCGGAGTAG
- the ureC gene encoding urease subunit alpha, with translation MPYRISRAAYASMFGPTVGDKVRLADTELFIEVEKDFTTYGEEVKFGGGKVIRDGMGQSQVTRANGAVDTVITNVLILDHWGIVKADIGLKDGRIVAIGKAGNPDMQPGVNIIVGPGTEAIAGEGKIVTAGGMDSHIHFICPQQIEEALMSGVTTMLGGGTGPAHGTLATTCTPGPWHLARMIESFDAFPMNIGLSAKGNASVPAALEEMVLGGACALKLHEDWGTTPAAIDCCLSVADEYDVQVMIHTDTLNESGFVEDTIGAIKGRTIHAFHTEGAGGGHAPDIIKICGQSNVIPSSTNPTRPYTVNTIAEHLDMLMVCHHLSPSIPEDIAFAESRIRKETIAAEDILHDIGAFSIISSDSQAMGRVGEVAIRTWQTADKMKRQRGRLAQETGDNDNFRAKRYIAKYTINPAIAHGVSHEVGSIEVGKRADLVLWNPAFFGVKPEMVLLGGSIAAAPMGDPNASIPTPQPMHYRPMFGAYGKNRTNSSVTFVSQAAFDAGLAGKLGVAKTLLPVRNTRGGISKASMIHNSLTPHIEVDPETYEVRADGELLTCEPSTVLPMAQRYFLF, from the coding sequence ATGCCCTACAGGATTTCCCGCGCCGCCTATGCCAGCATGTTCGGACCGACCGTCGGCGACAAGGTGCGTCTGGCCGATACCGAATTGTTCATCGAGGTGGAGAAGGATTTCACCACCTATGGCGAGGAGGTGAAGTTCGGCGGCGGCAAGGTCATCCGCGACGGCATGGGGCAGAGCCAGGTGACCCGGGCAAACGGTGCCGTCGATACCGTCATCACCAATGTGCTGATCCTCGACCATTGGGGGATCGTCAAGGCGGATATCGGCTTGAAGGACGGCCGCATTGTCGCGATCGGCAAGGCCGGCAATCCGGACATGCAGCCCGGTGTCAACATCATCGTCGGACCCGGCACGGAGGCAATCGCCGGCGAGGGCAAGATCGTGACTGCCGGCGGCATGGACAGCCACATCCATTTCATCTGCCCGCAGCAGATCGAGGAAGCCCTGATGTCGGGCGTCACCACCATGCTTGGCGGCGGCACCGGGCCGGCGCACGGAACGCTGGCAACGACCTGCACGCCGGGGCCTTGGCATCTGGCGCGCATGATCGAATCCTTCGACGCTTTTCCGATGAATATCGGCCTGTCCGCCAAGGGCAATGCATCCGTGCCTGCCGCCCTGGAGGAAATGGTGCTCGGCGGAGCCTGTGCGCTCAAGCTGCATGAGGATTGGGGCACGACGCCGGCCGCGATCGACTGCTGCCTCAGCGTTGCCGACGAATACGACGTGCAGGTGATGATCCACACGGATACGTTGAATGAAAGCGGTTTCGTGGAGGATACGATCGGTGCCATCAAAGGTCGCACGATCCACGCTTTCCACACGGAAGGAGCGGGTGGCGGTCACGCACCTGACATCATCAAGATCTGCGGCCAGTCGAACGTCATCCCTTCTTCGACCAATCCGACGCGACCCTATACGGTTAATACAATAGCCGAGCATTTGGACATGCTGATGGTCTGCCATCACCTGTCGCCGTCGATTCCCGAGGATATCGCCTTTGCCGAAAGCCGTATCCGCAAGGAGACGATCGCGGCGGAGGATATTCTTCACGATATCGGCGCCTTCTCGATCATTTCGTCCGACAGCCAGGCCATGGGGCGTGTCGGTGAAGTGGCGATCCGCACCTGGCAGACCGCCGACAAGATGAAGCGCCAGCGCGGCCGCCTGGCGCAGGAGACGGGCGACAACGACAATTTCCGTGCGAAACGCTATATCGCAAAATATACGATCAACCCGGCGATCGCGCACGGCGTCAGCCATGAGGTCGGCTCGATCGAGGTTGGCAAGCGTGCCGATCTGGTACTCTGGAATCCGGCCTTCTTCGGCGTGAAGCCGGAGATGGTTCTGCTCGGCGGCTCCATTGCAGCTGCTCCCATGGGCGACCCGAATGCCTCCATCCCGACGCCGCAGCCGATGCACTACCGGCCGATGTTCGGTGCCTATGGCAAAAACCGGACGAATTCCTCCGTGACCTTCGTTTCGCAGGCGGCTTTCGATGCCGGGCTTGCCGGCAAGCTCGGGGTCGCAAAGACGCTGCTGCCTGTCAGGAACACCCGCGGCGGCATCTCCAAGGCATCGATGATCCACAACAGCCTGACGCCGCATATCGAGGTGGACCCGGAAACCTACGAAGTGCGGGCCGATGGCGAGCTTCTGACCTGCGAGCCGTCAACCGTGCTGCCGATGGCACAGCGCTATTTCCTCTTCTGA
- a CDS encoding urease accessory protein UreF, which translates to MTNTAVSDDGDLPALLRLMTWLSPAFPVGSFAYSGGLERAVHDGLVRDSAGLNDWIAALIQHGSAWNDAVLLVEAHRAGADRLRLAAVAELAEALAGSKERHNETMLLGDAFLSAAAAWPNDIFSMLPAKTAYPVAVGAIAGAHGISAEKAVAAFLHASASQMVSSGIRLGVSGQKDGVAILARLEELFAAVARRAAQSSLDDLGAAAVQADIASLRHETQATRLFRS; encoded by the coding sequence ATGACCAATACCGCGGTTTCCGACGATGGCGACCTGCCGGCGCTCCTGCGGCTGATGACTTGGCTGTCGCCAGCGTTTCCTGTTGGGTCGTTCGCCTATTCTGGCGGTCTTGAGCGCGCGGTGCATGACGGACTGGTTCGTGACAGTGCCGGTCTCAATGACTGGATTGCCGCGCTCATTCAACATGGCTCCGCGTGGAATGATGCAGTGCTGCTGGTCGAGGCGCATCGGGCGGGTGCGGACAGGCTGCGGCTTGCGGCGGTTGCGGAGCTTGCCGAAGCATTGGCCGGCTCGAAGGAACGGCATAACGAGACCATGCTGCTTGGCGATGCCTTTCTCTCGGCCGCGGCTGCGTGGCCCAACGATATCTTTTCCATGCTCCCGGCAAAGACCGCCTATCCGGTTGCGGTCGGCGCAATTGCCGGCGCACATGGTATTTCCGCGGAAAAGGCTGTAGCCGCCTTTCTGCATGCCTCGGCCTCGCAGATGGTGTCATCCGGCATCCGCCTTGGCGTCAGCGGGCAAAAGGATGGTGTTGCTATCCTTGCACGGCTCGAGGAGCTCTTCGCCGCTGTGGCGCGACGGGCGGCGCAATCCAGTCTCGACGATCTCGGAGCGGCTGCCGTGCAGGCAGATATTGCCAGCCTGCGCCACGAGACCCAGGCCACGCGGCTCTTTCGGTCATGA
- a CDS encoding Urease operon accessory protein: MIVGNGEVAAGAAAVIDAADLVIRFNDCRSMGAGGSRTDVVAVCNTGRPARAMLGSAEWRKSPAVASASEIWSVRDPIKFEALRAPLAISHPELDDFCDDYTDQFTAFCQATGKRHVVIGQSIHEGVDAALAEHDPGSYVVPSSGLIVIAEVMARYPDDDIAITGFSHTGWEEHPFAAEKRLVDAYISLGRLRRLTDTNLLSASQGD, translated from the coding sequence ATGATCGTCGGCAATGGTGAGGTTGCGGCAGGCGCCGCAGCTGTCATCGATGCCGCCGATCTTGTGATCCGTTTCAACGATTGCCGCTCGATGGGCGCCGGCGGCAGCCGGACCGATGTCGTTGCGGTGTGCAACACAGGCCGGCCGGCGCGCGCCATGCTCGGCTCGGCCGAGTGGCGCAAGAGCCCTGCCGTTGCTTCCGCGTCGGAAATCTGGAGCGTGCGCGATCCGATCAAATTCGAGGCGCTGCGAGCACCGCTGGCGATCTCGCATCCTGAACTCGACGATTTCTGCGACGATTATACCGACCAGTTCACCGCCTTCTGTCAGGCAACCGGCAAGCGACATGTCGTGATCGGTCAATCCATTCACGAAGGTGTCGATGCGGCGCTCGCAGAGCATGATCCCGGCTCCTACGTGGTACCGAGCAGCGGCCTGATCGTGATCGCCGAAGTGATGGCACGTTATCCAGACGACGATATCGCCATTACCGGCTTCAGCCACACGGGCTGGGAAGAGCATCCCTTTGCCGCCGAGAAGCGGCTGGTGGACGCCTACATATCCCTCGGCCGCCTGCGGCGACTTACCGATACGAACCTCCTCTCTGCCTCCCAAGGAGATTGA
- a CDS encoding urease accessory protein UreD — protein sequence MAMTAASTRPQRARGRGHLAAKSLGGRTRLAELFQEGAAKIRLPETFDHSMEAVIINTAGGLTGGDRMDWSIVAAPGTRIDVTTQACEKIYKASTGTAEVETSIRVGSGARVDWLPQETILFDRASLSRSLNVELDDRAEFLAVEAILLGRKAMGEAMEQGLFRDRWRIRRGGRLVHAEELRLDGDVAALTAKMAVLGGQVAFATLLYVGPLAETYLGRIRPLLETHMGGASHWGEKLVVRLVAADGFALRKILIPIISALRNGAPVPKVWNL from the coding sequence ATGGCAATGACGGCGGCAAGCACAAGACCGCAGAGGGCGCGAGGTCGCGGCCATCTTGCGGCCAAGTCGCTTGGCGGTCGCACGCGCCTTGCCGAGCTCTTCCAAGAGGGGGCGGCGAAGATCAGGCTGCCAGAAACCTTCGATCATTCCATGGAGGCCGTCATCATCAACACTGCCGGCGGTCTGACCGGCGGCGACCGGATGGACTGGAGCATTGTCGCCGCGCCGGGCACGCGCATCGATGTGACGACGCAGGCCTGCGAAAAGATCTATAAGGCGTCGACTGGCACGGCCGAGGTTGAAACCTCGATCAGGGTCGGTAGCGGCGCTCGGGTCGATTGGCTGCCGCAGGAGACCATCCTGTTCGACCGCGCCTCGCTTTCGCGTTCGCTAAATGTCGAGCTTGACGATAGGGCCGAATTCCTCGCCGTCGAGGCGATCTTGCTCGGGCGGAAAGCCATGGGTGAGGCGATGGAGCAGGGGTTGTTCCGTGATCGTTGGCGCATTCGCCGTGGCGGGCGGCTTGTTCACGCCGAGGAACTGCGGCTGGATGGCGATGTGGCCGCCTTGACGGCGAAAATGGCGGTGCTTGGAGGGCAGGTGGCCTTTGCGACCTTGCTCTATGTCGGCCCGCTGGCCGAAACCTACCTCGGCCGGATCAGGCCGCTCCTCGAAACCCATATGGGAGGCGCCAGCCACTGGGGCGAGAAGCTCGTCGTGCGGCTTGTCGCTGCTGATGGTTTCGCGCTCAGAAAAATCCTCATTCCGATCATTTCCGCCTTGCGCAATGGAGCGCCTGTGCCGAAAGTCTGGAACCTATAG
- a CDS encoding urease subunit gamma — protein sequence MNLTPREKDKLLISMAAMVARRRLERGVKLNHPEAIALITDFVIEGARDGRPVAELMEAGAHVITRDQVMEGIAEMIHDVQVEATFPDGTKLVTVHEPIR from the coding sequence ATGAACCTCACTCCGAGAGAAAAAGACAAGCTGCTGATTTCCATGGCGGCGATGGTGGCGCGGCGGCGGCTGGAGCGTGGCGTCAAGCTCAATCATCCCGAAGCCATCGCGCTGATCACGGATTTCGTAATCGAGGGCGCGCGGGACGGACGGCCGGTCGCCGAACTGATGGAGGCCGGCGCCCATGTCATCACCCGCGATCAGGTGATGGAAGGCATTGCCGAGATGATCCATGATGTTCAGGTCGAGGCGACATTTCCCGACGGCACCAAGCTTGTGACCGTCCACGAACCCATTCGGTGA
- a CDS encoding urease subunit beta: MIPGEIIAASGDIELNAGAPTVTLEVSNTGDRPVQVGSHYHFAETNAGLSFDRDQARGMRLDIPAGTAVRFEPGQTRSVTLIPLSGKREVYGFRQQVMGKL, translated from the coding sequence ATGATCCCAGGCGAAATCATCGCTGCGAGCGGCGACATCGAACTCAATGCCGGAGCGCCGACCGTGACGCTCGAAGTTTCCAATACCGGTGACAGGCCGGTGCAGGTCGGCAGCCATTATCATTTTGCCGAAACCAATGCCGGGCTTTCCTTCGACCGCGACCAGGCGAGGGGCATGCGGCTCGATATTCCCGCTGGAACCGCCGTGCGTTTCGAGCCGGGTCAGACACGCTCGGTGACGCTGATCCCGCTATCGGGCAAGCGCGAAGTCTACGGCTTCCGTCAGCAGGTCATGGGCAAGCTATAG
- a CDS encoding DUF1272 domain-containing protein produces MLELRPNCECCDRNLPPQSKEAMICTFECTFCADCVDSVLGGACPNCGGDFVQRPIRPIALLVKYPASTKRVLKAEGCAPVRVA; encoded by the coding sequence ATGCTGGAGCTGAGGCCCAATTGCGAATGCTGCGACAGGAATTTGCCGCCGCAGAGCAAGGAAGCGATGATCTGCACTTTCGAGTGCACCTTCTGCGCCGATTGTGTCGACAGCGTATTGGGCGGCGCTTGTCCGAATTGCGGCGGCGACTTCGTCCAGCGTCCCATCCGCCCGATAGCCTTGCTCGTCAAATATCCCGCTTCGACCAAGCGTGTTCTAAAAGCAGAGGGATGCGCGCCCGTCCGGGTCGCATGA
- a CDS encoding GGDEF domain-containing protein has protein sequence MKQWISLQAELGNFQQRRAIFIFALKMSFVAVIMSLGIILVLLFVLQWLDLLPLPIFEALRFGVLLAWIIGGTVSGALAVLAGFSIHRLAVSRAEFERLSRTDMLSGLLNRRAFTEALNMAGDGASLAIFDLDRFKTINDRFGHASGDAVIVAVSRLFSDTFTGEDVIARLGGEEFGVIIHGGDTAERIARVEEIKEQIAEHPIAIEGGSVKITISAGIADIGKDRKTETVYAAADKALYLAKTLGRNRVMHERERLSQVWHRCATEQEQEATTDVRELQRYVQRM, from the coding sequence ATGAAGCAATGGATTTCGCTGCAGGCCGAGCTCGGTAATTTTCAGCAGCGACGTGCGATTTTTATTTTCGCGCTTAAGATGAGTTTCGTTGCGGTCATCATGTCGCTGGGAATCATCCTGGTGCTGCTTTTTGTGCTGCAATGGCTCGATCTTCTGCCGCTGCCGATCTTCGAGGCGTTGCGCTTTGGTGTTCTGCTGGCATGGATTATCGGAGGCACCGTATCCGGCGCGCTCGCGGTGCTGGCAGGCTTTTCCATCCATAGGCTCGCGGTCTCCCGCGCTGAATTCGAGCGGTTGAGCCGCACCGACATGCTGTCCGGCCTGCTCAATCGCCGTGCCTTTACCGAGGCGTTGAATATGGCCGGAGACGGTGCTTCGCTGGCGATTTTTGATCTGGATCGATTCAAGACGATCAACGATCGGTTCGGGCATGCATCTGGCGATGCGGTAATCGTTGCGGTGTCGCGGTTATTTTCCGATACCTTCACCGGAGAAGACGTGATTGCACGGCTCGGCGGTGAGGAATTTGGCGTCATCATCCACGGCGGAGATACGGCCGAGCGCATCGCGCGCGTTGAGGAGATCAAGGAGCAGATTGCCGAACATCCGATCGCCATTGAAGGCGGATCGGTGAAGATCACCATCTCCGCCGGGATTGCCGATATCGGCAAGGATCGCAAGACGGAGACCGTCTATGCCGCCGCCGACAAGGCACTTTATCTTGCCAAGACGCTCGGCCGCAACCGCGTTATGCACGAGCGCGAGCGTCTGTCGCAGGTCTGGCATCGCTGTGCCACCGAGCAGGAGCAGGAGGCGACGACGGATGTCAGGGAGCTGCAACGCTACGTGCAGCGGATGTGA
- a CDS encoding lysozyme inhibitor LprI family protein — MLAPAAALAAALICGPAFAQNNPDEPKVDCAKAEAQTDLNICAALDFDTADKALNAQYKKTRAAMVAIDADLDDDMKGAEKALIKAQRAWVDYRDGECEAQGFQARGGSMEPMLVSGCKADLTKKRTKELKDLADGPEGDQ; from the coding sequence ATGCTTGCGCCCGCTGCAGCTCTTGCTGCGGCCCTGATTTGTGGTCCTGCCTTTGCGCAGAACAATCCGGATGAACCGAAGGTCGATTGCGCCAAAGCAGAGGCGCAGACGGATCTGAATATTTGCGCTGCGCTCGATTTCGACACGGCCGACAAGGCGCTGAACGCGCAATACAAGAAGACGCGTGCTGCGATGGTCGCCATCGACGCGGATCTGGACGACGACATGAAGGGCGCCGAAAAGGCGCTCATCAAGGCGCAGCGTGCCTGGGTGGACTATCGCGACGGCGAGTGCGAGGCACAGGGATTTCAGGCGCGAGGCGGCTCGATGGAGCCCATGCTCGTTTCCGGCTGCAAAGCGGATCTGACCAAGAAGCGCACCAAGGAGCTGAAAGACCTCGCCGATGGACCGGAGGGTGATCAGTGA